One genomic window of Chanos chanos chromosome 13, fChaCha1.1, whole genome shotgun sequence includes the following:
- the qtrt1 gene encoding queuine tRNA-ribosyltransferase catalytic subunit 1, which produces MSTKKAVCSVAPLALRIVAECPVSKARACDLRLPHCTVNTPVFMPVGTQGTMKGITVDQLEDLGCQICLGNTYHLGMRPGPELIEKVNGLHGFMNWKRNLLTDSGGFQMVSLVELSEVSEEGVRFRSPYDGKEILLTPEQSIAIQNSLGSDIMMQLDDVVSSTVTGPRVEEAMKRSIRWLDRCIAANKNPDRQNLFAIIQGGLNAELRKACLDEMTKRDVPGFAIGGLSGGEEKDDFWKMVTLSTDHLPREKPRYLMGVGYAVDLVVCVALGCDMFDCVFPTRTARFGSALVPWGSLQIKQKQFAKDFQPIDPDCQCATCRRHSRTYLHALFKTDTAAMHHITIHNIAYQLTLMRSVRQSIIEQRFPEFVRQFMRRMFPLREQYPAWAVEALASVNITLD; this is translated from the exons ATGAGTACGAAAAAGGCCGTGTGCTCTGTTGCACCTCTTGCTCTTCGGATCGTAGCTGAATGTCCCGTTAGCAAAGCGCGAGCGTGTGATCTCAGACTCCCTCACTGTACCGTTAACACTCCGGTTTTTATGCCGGTGGGGACACAGGGCACGATGAAGGGAATAACTGTAGATCAGCTTGAAGATTTAGGCTGTCAGATATGTCTCGGCAACACCTATCATTTGGGTATGAGACCG GGACCTGAGCTGATTGAGAAAGTAAATGGCCTTCATGGCTTCATGAACTGGAAAAGAAATCTTTTAACG GACAGCGGTGGATTCCAGATGGTTTCCTTAGTCGAACTTTCGGAAGTCTCGGAGGAAGGCGTGAGGTTTCGTTCCCCGTATGACGGCAAAGAAATCTTACTCACACCTGAGCAATCCATTGCCATTCAGAACAGCCTAG GTTCAGACATTATGATGCAGTTGGATGATGTGGTTAGCAGCACAGTCACTGGACCACGGGTGGAGGAGGCCATGAAGCGTTCTATCCGCTGGTTGGACCGCTGTATCGCAGCCAATAAGAATCCAGACAGGCAGAACCTTTTTGCCATAATCCAGGGTGGGCTTAATGCGGAGCTGCGTAAGGCCTGTCTGGATG aaatgacaaagagagatgTTCCAGGCTTTGCCATTGGTGGGCTCAGCGGTGGAGAGGAAAAGGATGATTTCTGGAAGATGGTGACTTTAAGCACAGATCACCTGCCCAGAGAGAAACCCCGTTATCTCATGGGTGTTGG gtATGCAGTGGACCTGGTAGTGTGTGTTGCCTTGGGATGTGacatgtttgactgtgttttccCCACTCGAACAGCT CGATTCGGTTCAGCCTTGGTTCCGTGGGGATCCCTGCAGATCAAACAAAAGCAGTTTGCCAAAGATTTCCAGCCTATTGATCCAGACTGCCAGTGTGCCACCTGTAGGAG ACACAGTCGGACTTATCTGCACGCTCTGTTTAAGACAGACACTGCAGCCATGCATCACATCACCATCCATAACATTGCTTACCAG CTGACACTAATGCGTTCGGTACGACAGAGCATTATAGAACAGCGTTTCCCTGAGTTTGTGAGGCAGTTCATGAGGAGAATGTTCCCTCTGCGTGAGCAGTATCCTGCTTGGGCAGTGGAGGCACTGGCATCAGTAAACATCACCCTGGACTAA